One Temnothorax longispinosus isolate EJ_2023e chromosome 8, Tlon_JGU_v1, whole genome shotgun sequence genomic region harbors:
- the LOC139817793 gene encoding lysosomal aspartic protease-like — translation MTVITNSVIQNIIRWKIFDGDCETTPFGSGRNRTSIINYKNLQYYGTIEIGTPPQTFKILFDTGFSDLWVLSKICNVSQPACLYRNHTDVIGGELILGGTDSSHYEGEFTYVNVTHKKYWQITMDKIQVKNYIFCSEGCQAIVDTGVSMIGGPALDIAVINREIGVKNGTVSGDEISELPDINFIIGGKTFQLTGQDYILKITGGELDVCIPAFQDVNPINGVEWILGVVFVGRYYTKFDMGNNRVGFATSK, via the exons ATGACGGTAATCACG AATTCTGTTATACAAAACATTATCCGTTGGAAAATCTTCGACGGAGACTGTGAGACGACTCCGTTCGGATCCGGACGCAACCGTACctctataattaattataaaaatctacaGTACTACGGAACCATCGAAATTGGAACTCCACCGCagacatttaaaatacttttcgaCACTGGTTTCTCAGATCTCTGGGTACTATCCAAAATCTGTAACGTCAGCCAACCTGCTTGTT tATACAGAAATCACACGGACGTGATCGGCGGTGAACTGATATTGGGTGGCACCGATTCTTCCCATTACGAGGGCGAGTTTACGTATGTTAATGTTACTCACAAAAAATACTGGCAAATTACTATGGATAA GattcaagtaaaaaattacatctttTGCTCGGAAGGCTGTCAAGCTATTGTCGACACGGGTGTTTCTATGATAGGTGGACCAGCGTTGGATATCGCAGTTATTAACAGAGAGATCGGTGTTAAAAATGGAACAGTAA GTGGCGACGAGATTTCTGAATTGCCTGATATCAATTTCATCATAGGTGGTAAGACGTTTCAACTCACTGGTCAAGATTATATCTTGAag ATTACAGGAGGCGAATTAGATGTTTGCATTCCCGCCTTCCAAGATGTTAATCCGATTAATGGTGTAGAGTGGATTTTGGGCGTTGTATTTGTTGGTCGGTACTACACCAAGTTTGACATGGGGAACAACCGAGTGGGATTCGCCACATCAAAATAA
- the LOC139817794 gene encoding chymotrypsin-1-like, producing the protein MRALACLVFIALAYAIQGDPSPYGGKDAPIGKFPYQVSLRYNGKHYCGGSILNNRNILTAGICVTGHRLNNIKVHVGTNFLNASDSRTAYDVASVSVHNVYLWGDDIALVHLKTPLKYSTLVQPINLMTSDENLDGKSCTLTGWGTKNFAGERGGEVLNNLQEIELRVYPQEKCEWQFNAKNTIICTLTATKGPEDCDGDTGSPLVANGFQIGIASYYYPCAMGHPNFHARASSSISWIFANLKN; encoded by the exons ATGCGTGCGTTAGCTTGTCTCGTATTTATCGCTCTGGCATACGCCATTCAAG GAGATCCATCACCTTATGGTGGAAAGGATGCTCCCATCGGCAAATTTCCGTATCAAGTTTCATTGAGATATAACGGTAAACACTATTGCGGTGGATCTATCCTCAATAATCGTAATATATTAACCGCAGGAATTTGTGTCACAGG gCATcggttaaataatataaaggtcCATGTTGGCACAAACTTTTTGAACGCATCAGACAGCAGAACTGCTTATGACGTAGCCAGTGTTAGCGTCCACAATGTTTATTTATGGGGTGATGACATCGCCTTAGTTCATCTTAAAACTCCTCTGAAATACAGCACGCTAGTGCAACCGATAAATCTTATGACAAGCGATGAGAATCTCGATGGCAAGTCGTGCACGTTGACCGGATGGGGAACAAAG AATTTTGCAGGAGAGCGAGGTGGAGAGGTTTTGAATAACTTGCAAGAAATTGAGTTGAGAGTTTATCCGCAAGAAAAGTGCGAGTGgcaatttaatgcaaaaaatactataatttgTACTTTGACGGCAACAAAAGGACCTGAAGATTGCGAC ggTGATACTGGTAGCCCTTTAGTAGCCAATGGATTTCAAATTGGAATCGCCTCTTACTATTATCCCTGCGCAATGGGACATCCAAACTTTCACGCAAGAGCATCAAGTTCCATATCATggatatttgcaaatttaaaaaattaa